From the genome of Streptomyces sp. V1I1, one region includes:
- a CDS encoding pirin family protein, translated as MSNLDRQAALSVCGGRGFVVAEPVRELLSPRRVQLGESTEVRRLLPNLGRRMVGAWAFVDHYGPDDIADEPGMQVPPHPHMGLQTVSWLHDGEVLHRDSTGSLATIRPRELGLMTSGRAISHSEESPKPHARFLHGAQLWVALPDAHRSVEPQFQHHTELPTVTAPGLTATVILGALDGAASPGTTYTPIVGADLALARGTETSLPLDPDFEYAVLAMSGEAHVDGVPVLPGSMLYLGCGRTELPLRAESGAGLMLLGGEPFEEEIVMWWNFIGRSHEEIEEARKDWMESSRFGEVKGYDGGPLAAPELPPVALKPRGRVR; from the coding sequence ATGAGCAATCTCGATCGTCAGGCCGCCCTCTCAGTCTGCGGCGGTCGTGGCTTCGTCGTCGCCGAGCCCGTCCGTGAACTTCTCAGCCCCCGCCGAGTCCAGCTCGGCGAGTCCACCGAGGTCCGCCGACTGCTGCCCAACCTCGGCCGCCGTATGGTCGGCGCCTGGGCCTTCGTTGATCACTACGGGCCTGACGACATCGCCGACGAGCCCGGAATGCAGGTCCCGCCCCACCCGCACATGGGCCTCCAGACCGTCAGCTGGCTGCACGACGGCGAGGTGCTGCACCGCGACAGCACCGGCAGCCTGGCGACCATCCGCCCCCGGGAACTCGGCCTGATGACCTCCGGGCGCGCGATCAGCCACTCCGAGGAGAGCCCCAAGCCGCACGCGCGTTTCCTCCACGGAGCCCAGCTCTGGGTCGCGCTCCCCGACGCGCACCGCAGCGTCGAGCCGCAGTTCCAGCACCACACCGAGCTGCCGACCGTCACCGCGCCCGGCCTGACCGCCACGGTCATCCTCGGCGCCCTCGACGGCGCCGCCTCGCCCGGGACGACATACACCCCGATCGTCGGCGCCGATCTGGCGCTCGCCAGGGGGACCGAGACGAGCCTGCCGCTGGACCCCGACTTCGAGTACGCCGTGCTCGCCATGTCCGGCGAGGCGCATGTCGACGGCGTGCCCGTACTGCCGGGCTCGATGCTCTACCTCGGCTGCGGCCGTACGGAACTCCCGCTGCGGGCCGAATCCGGCGCCGGGCTGATGCTCCTCGGCGGCGAGCCGTTCGAGGAGGAGATCGTCATGTGGTGGAACTTCATCGGACGGTCGCATGAGGAAATCGAGGAGGCTCGGAAGGACTGGATGGAGAGCTCCCGCTTCGGCGAGGTCAAGGGCTACGACGGTGGCCCGTTGGCCGCACCCGAGCTGCCGCCGGTGGCGCTGAAACCACGGGGGCGGGTGCGCTGA
- a CDS encoding M48 family metallopeptidase translates to MNDSYYEFGTAADRWDRAQMFFDAKKYMTAARILGGLVEEAPEQIAPRLLLARAYYHSARLSKAEAELRAVLELSPVEHYSRLMLGRTLERQGRPQDAAPHLRMAAAMSGDPVPEGIPEGGAR, encoded by the coding sequence GTGAACGACAGCTACTACGAGTTCGGCACCGCGGCCGATCGGTGGGACCGCGCACAGATGTTCTTCGACGCCAAGAAGTACATGACGGCAGCCCGCATTCTGGGTGGTCTCGTCGAGGAGGCGCCGGAGCAGATCGCGCCGCGTCTGCTGCTGGCCCGCGCCTACTACCACTCGGCGCGGCTGAGCAAGGCCGAGGCCGAGCTGCGCGCCGTGCTGGAGCTCAGCCCGGTGGAGCACTACTCGCGGCTGATGCTGGGCCGCACGCTGGAGCGGCAGGGGCGGCCCCAGGACGCCGCGCCGCATCTGCGGATGGCCGCGGCGATGTCCGGGGATCCGGTCCCAGAAGGCATCCCGGAAGGCGGTGCTCGCTAG
- a CDS encoding Tm-1-like ATP-binding domain-containing protein: protein MAIVVLVGTLDTKGEEYGWLRDRLLRLGVEVVLIDAGVIGEPLVRADIPRAAVAEAAGADLGLLREEGDRGAAVTTMARGAAETVLRLYAENRLHGVLAIGGSGGTSIATRAMRALPLGVPKLMVSSMASGDVSPYVGSTDITMMYSIVDIAGINTVSAPILANAVDAIAAMAKSFAAASRAVRPADLRAGRRPLVAATMAGVTTPGVDAARERLTELGYEVLVFHTSGSGGRTLESLAEQGLFAGILDLTLSELADDLVGGILTAGPDRLRAAGRKGIPQVVSLGALDMVKFGPLDTLPERFRDRQVRVHNPSITLIRTTAAECAELGRGVAAKLRAATGPTAVCLPRRGLSTLGGPGGPYHDPHADDALFTSLRDGLRGSTTEVLEFDTHINDPAFGRAASEELHRMISAHRPTASEDRVA, encoded by the coding sequence ATGGCGATCGTTGTGCTGGTAGGGACTCTGGACACCAAGGGCGAGGAGTACGGCTGGCTCCGGGACCGGCTGCTGCGGCTGGGAGTTGAGGTCGTGCTCATCGATGCGGGCGTCATCGGGGAGCCCCTTGTGCGGGCCGACATCCCACGCGCCGCGGTGGCCGAGGCAGCGGGCGCCGACCTGGGACTGCTCCGGGAGGAGGGGGACCGCGGCGCTGCCGTGACCACCATGGCCCGCGGGGCCGCCGAGACAGTCCTTCGCCTCTACGCCGAGAACCGGCTGCACGGTGTGCTGGCCATCGGCGGCAGCGGTGGCACCTCGATCGCGACCAGGGCGATGCGGGCGCTGCCGCTGGGCGTACCGAAGCTGATGGTGTCCTCGATGGCCTCGGGCGATGTCTCGCCGTACGTCGGCTCCACCGACATCACGATGATGTACAGCATCGTCGACATCGCCGGGATCAACACCGTCTCGGCACCGATCCTCGCCAACGCGGTGGATGCGATCGCCGCGATGGCCAAGTCATTCGCCGCGGCGTCACGGGCCGTACGGCCGGCGGATCTCAGGGCCGGCAGGAGGCCACTGGTGGCCGCGACGATGGCCGGCGTGACGACACCGGGCGTCGACGCCGCCCGGGAGCGGCTCACCGAACTCGGTTACGAAGTCCTCGTCTTCCACACCAGCGGCTCCGGCGGACGGACTCTGGAGTCACTCGCCGAACAGGGACTGTTCGCCGGCATCCTGGACCTGACGCTCAGTGAGCTCGCCGACGACCTGGTGGGCGGCATCCTGACCGCCGGACCCGACCGGCTCCGGGCCGCCGGGCGCAAGGGCATACCCCAGGTGGTGAGCCTGGGCGCACTGGACATGGTCAAGTTCGGGCCGCTCGACACCCTCCCGGAGCGCTTCCGGGACCGCCAAGTCCGCGTGCACAACCCGTCCATCACCCTCATCCGCACCACCGCGGCGGAGTGCGCCGAGCTGGGCCGCGGCGTCGCCGCGAAACTGCGGGCCGCCACCGGGCCGACGGCGGTGTGCCTGCCCCGGCGCGGGCTCTCCACGCTCGGCGGCCCGGGAGGCCCGTATCACGATCCGCACGCAGACGACGCGTTGTTCACCTCGCTCCGTGACGGGCTACGGGGCAGCACGACCGAAGTGCTCGAATTCGATACCCACATCAACGATCCGGCCTTCGGCCGGGCGGCGTCCGAAGAGCTGCACAGGATGATCAGCGCGCACCGGCCCACCGCGAGCGAGGACCGGGTGGCGTAA
- a CDS encoding VOC family protein, whose translation MAVHPEGTPCWADAMFTDVEGAKSFYGDVLGWTFGEASSEYGNYTQAYANGKAVAAVVPPMPGQEGQSAWCLYLASPDVAATAAKIRDNGGELLMEPMQVGDFGSMLLARDPSGVVFGAWQAGTHEGFEAKAVPGAYVWGEVFTREPEKSDAFFPAVFPYSVQRVEDDAIDFKLYNLGDSAVLGRMKMDDADFPPQVPPYLNVYFTVVNCDAAVATATERGGVLRFGPMDSPFGRFAALSDPQGAAFSVIDINTTKGDMPKTSNES comes from the coding sequence ATGGCCGTACATCCTGAGGGCACGCCGTGCTGGGCTGATGCGATGTTCACCGACGTGGAGGGCGCGAAGAGCTTCTACGGTGACGTGCTGGGCTGGACCTTCGGCGAGGCTTCGTCGGAGTACGGCAATTACACACAGGCGTACGCGAACGGCAAGGCGGTCGCCGCAGTTGTGCCCCCGATGCCGGGCCAGGAAGGCCAGTCGGCGTGGTGTCTGTATCTGGCCTCGCCGGACGTCGCCGCCACCGCCGCGAAGATCCGTGACAACGGCGGCGAGCTGCTGATGGAGCCGATGCAGGTCGGCGATTTCGGGTCGATGCTGCTCGCCCGCGATCCGAGCGGTGTCGTTTTCGGGGCGTGGCAGGCGGGTACGCACGAGGGCTTCGAGGCGAAGGCCGTGCCGGGCGCGTACGTCTGGGGTGAGGTGTTCACCCGGGAGCCCGAGAAGTCGGACGCCTTCTTCCCCGCCGTCTTCCCGTACAGCGTGCAGCGGGTGGAGGACGACGCGATCGACTTCAAGCTCTACAACCTCGGCGACTCCGCGGTCCTCGGGCGCATGAAGATGGACGACGCCGACTTCCCGCCCCAGGTGCCGCCATACCTCAACGTGTACTTCACCGTGGTGAACTGCGACGCGGCGGTGGCGACGGCGACCGAGCGGGGCGGGGTGCTGCGGTTCGGGCCGATGGACAGCCCGTTCGGCCGGTTCGCGGCGCTGAGCGATCCGCAGGGTGCGGCGTTCTCCGTGATCGACATCAACACGACCAAGGGCGACATGCCCAAGACGTCCAACGAGTCCTGA
- a CDS encoding NAD(P)/FAD-dependent oxidoreductase produces MTEPVEYDVVVVGAGPVGENVADRARAACLSTAVVESELVGGECSYWACMPSKALLRPAIARADARRTPGLSQLVQGPLDADAVLAHRDEYASHWKDDGQVAWLDSIGARLYRGQGRLHGPKKVVVDGPEGEHHVLTARHAVVVCTGSRAVLPDIPGLAGAKAWTSREATSSSRVPGRLAVVGGGVVGVEMATAWQALGSQVTLLVRGGGLLPRMESFVGEHVAEALTEGGAQIRTNTSVKSVERSEGAGPVTLVLEDGERVEADEVLFATGRAPRTDDIGLETVGLEPGAWLPVDDSCRVEGSDWLYAVGDVNHRALLTHQGKYQARIAGAAIAARAQRVPLLETDRWGAHAATADRSAVPQVVFTDPEAAAVGLSLAEAEAAGHRVRAVDQDLSSVAGASLYGDGYRGRARMVVDLDREILLGVTFVGPGVGELLHSATVAVAGEVPVDRLWHAVPAYPTISEVWLRLLESYRG; encoded by the coding sequence ATGACAGAACCTGTGGAGTACGACGTCGTGGTGGTGGGCGCGGGCCCTGTCGGCGAGAACGTGGCGGACCGTGCGAGGGCGGCGTGTCTGAGCACCGCGGTCGTGGAGAGTGAACTGGTCGGGGGCGAGTGTTCGTACTGGGCGTGCATGCCCAGCAAGGCCCTGCTGCGCCCGGCGATCGCCCGTGCCGACGCCCGCCGCACGCCGGGCCTGAGCCAGTTGGTACAAGGGCCGCTCGACGCTGATGCCGTCCTTGCCCATCGAGACGAATACGCCTCCCATTGGAAGGACGACGGCCAAGTCGCCTGGCTGGACTCGATCGGCGCCCGCCTCTACCGCGGACAGGGCAGGCTGCACGGCCCGAAGAAGGTCGTCGTCGACGGCCCCGAGGGGGAGCACCACGTCCTGACCGCCCGGCACGCCGTGGTCGTGTGCACCGGCAGCCGCGCCGTCCTGCCCGACATCCCGGGCCTCGCCGGCGCGAAGGCCTGGACCAGCCGCGAGGCCACCAGCTCCTCTCGCGTGCCAGGGCGGCTCGCGGTCGTCGGCGGCGGTGTGGTCGGCGTGGAGATGGCGACCGCCTGGCAGGCCCTAGGCTCGCAGGTCACCCTGCTGGTCCGCGGCGGGGGACTGCTGCCCCGGATGGAATCCTTCGTCGGCGAGCACGTCGCCGAGGCCCTGACCGAGGGCGGGGCACAGATCCGTACGAACACCTCCGTGAAGTCCGTCGAGCGCTCCGAGGGTGCCGGCCCCGTCACTCTCGTACTGGAAGACGGCGAGCGTGTCGAGGCCGACGAGGTCCTCTTCGCCACCGGCCGCGCCCCCCGGACCGACGACATCGGTCTGGAGACGGTGGGGCTGGAACCGGGCGCCTGGCTGCCCGTCGACGACAGCTGCCGCGTCGAGGGCAGCGACTGGCTCTACGCGGTCGGCGACGTGAACCACCGCGCGCTGCTCACGCACCAGGGCAAGTACCAGGCCCGTATTGCCGGAGCCGCCATCGCGGCGAGGGCGCAGCGCGTCCCGCTGCTGGAGACCGACCGCTGGGGCGCCCACGCGGCGACCGCCGACCGTTCGGCCGTCCCACAGGTCGTCTTCACCGACCCCGAGGCGGCGGCCGTGGGCCTCTCCCTCGCGGAGGCCGAGGCGGCGGGCCACCGCGTCCGCGCCGTCGACCAGGACCTGTCCTCGGTCGCGGGAGCGAGCCTGTACGGCGACGGTTACCGAGGCCGCGCGCGGATGGTCGTCGACCTCGACCGCGAAATCCTGCTGGGCGTCACCTTCGTGGGCCCGGGCGTCGGCGAACTGCTGCACTCGGCCACGGTGGCGGTGGCGGGTGAGGTGCCGGTCGACAGGCTGTGGCATGCGGTGCCCGCGTATCCCACCATCAGCGAGGTGTGGTTGCGCCTGTTGGAGTCGTATCGAGGCTGA
- the trxA gene encoding thioredoxin, which translates to MSTVELTKENFDQVVTDNDFILIDFWASWCGPCRQFAPVYEGAAERHPDLVFAKVDTEAQQELAAAFEIRSIPTLMIVRDNVAVFAQPGALPEAALEDVIGQARALDMDEVRKSIEDAQGAAQAEAAAEA; encoded by the coding sequence ATGAGCACTGTTGAGCTCACCAAGGAAAACTTCGATCAGGTTGTCACCGACAACGACTTCATCCTGATCGACTTCTGGGCTTCCTGGTGCGGTCCGTGCCGGCAGTTCGCCCCGGTCTACGAGGGTGCCGCGGAGCGCCACCCCGACCTGGTCTTCGCGAAGGTCGACACGGAAGCTCAGCAGGAACTCGCTGCCGCGTTCGAGATCCGCTCCATCCCCACGCTGATGATCGTCCGTGACAATGTCGCGGTCTTCGCCCAGCCCGGCGCGCTGCCCGAGGCCGCCCTGGAGGACGTGATCGGTCAGGCGCGCGCGCTGGACATGGACGAGGTCCGCAAGTCGATCGAGGACGCGCAGGGCGCGGCCCAGGCGGAGGCGGCGGCGGAGGCCTGA
- a CDS encoding thiolase family protein, with product MSIRDVYIVDAVRTPIGKFGGALSSVRPDDLAAHVVKALVDRAPELDPSRIDDVVLGDANGAGEDNRDVARMAVLLAGLPVTVPGVTVNRLCGSGLEAVIQAARAIALGDASIVIAGGVESMSRAPWVLQKPERAFPAGHQQLYSTTLGWRMTNPRMPAQWTIQLGESAELIAEKHDITREQQDAFALASHQKAAEAWGKGLYDGEVVAYERVELPRDECIRDSTSMEALAKLKPSFRKDGTVTAGSSSPLNDGAAALLLVDEEGLRATGREPLARIRASAVTGIEPQLFGLGPVEAVRRALTKAGRTFADLTTFELNEAFAAQSLGCLAEWPDLDPSLVNPRGGAIAIGHPLGASGARLAGSVAHQLAAAGSGTGVAALCIGVGQGIALVLER from the coding sequence ATGAGCATCCGCGACGTCTACATCGTCGACGCCGTCCGCACCCCGATCGGCAAGTTCGGAGGCGCGCTCTCCTCCGTACGTCCCGACGACCTCGCCGCGCACGTCGTCAAAGCGCTCGTGGACCGTGCCCCGGAGCTCGACCCGTCCCGTATCGACGACGTCGTGCTCGGTGACGCCAACGGCGCGGGCGAGGACAACCGCGACGTCGCCCGCATGGCCGTCCTTCTCGCCGGCCTGCCCGTCACCGTCCCGGGCGTCACCGTCAACCGCCTGTGCGGCTCGGGACTTGAGGCAGTCATCCAGGCGGCCCGCGCCATCGCACTGGGCGACGCGTCGATCGTGATCGCGGGCGGCGTCGAGTCGATGTCCCGCGCACCCTGGGTGCTGCAGAAGCCCGAACGGGCCTTCCCCGCGGGCCACCAGCAGCTCTACTCGACGACGCTGGGCTGGCGTATGACGAACCCGCGCATGCCCGCACAGTGGACCATCCAGCTCGGCGAGAGCGCCGAACTCATCGCCGAGAAGCACGACATCACCCGCGAGCAGCAGGACGCATTCGCCCTCGCCAGCCACCAGAAGGCCGCCGAGGCCTGGGGCAAAGGGCTGTACGACGGTGAGGTCGTCGCGTACGAGCGCGTGGAGCTGCCGCGCGACGAATGCATCCGCGACTCGACGTCCATGGAGGCGCTCGCCAAGCTGAAGCCGTCGTTCCGCAAGGACGGCACAGTGACGGCTGGCAGCTCCTCACCGCTCAACGACGGGGCGGCGGCGCTCCTCCTCGTCGACGAGGAAGGGCTGCGGGCGACGGGCCGCGAGCCCCTCGCCCGCATCCGCGCCTCCGCCGTCACCGGCATCGAGCCGCAGCTCTTCGGCCTCGGTCCGGTGGAGGCGGTGCGGCGGGCGCTCACCAAGGCGGGCAGGACCTTCGCGGACCTGACCACCTTTGAGCTGAACGAGGCCTTTGCCGCCCAGTCGCTCGGCTGTCTCGCCGAATGGCCGGATCTGGACCCGTCCCTGGTCAACCCGCGCGGCGGCGCCATCGCGATCGGCCACCCGCTCGGCGCGTCGGGGGCCAGGCTGGCCGGCTCGGTCGCTCACCAGCTGGCGGCGGCCGGTTCGGGAACCGGCGTCGCCGCCCTCTGTATCGGTGTGGGCCAAGGCATCGCCCTGGTCCTGGAGCGCTGA
- a CDS encoding LacI family DNA-binding transcriptional regulator, translating to MSQTPKQSAERPVPTSADVARLAGVSRATVSYVLNNTSAVRISEPTRRRVREAAEELGYVPHAAARSLRAGHTRMVLLPTAHVPVGPLYSRFFNELQWALRRLDYTVVQYGSLGLDGDEAARAWAELRPVAVVSLGEVALTPHGVDVLKRSGAKAVITLGPHRVQGAHSLVMDQSEIGSCAVTHLLGRGRRAIGVVMPQEPGLELFSDPRLEGARRAAAGTGARIEPLPLSYDEESAAQLAARWRKFGLDAVYAYNDEYAMLLMRALQDAGIQVPGETAVVGADNLLLGRLLRPRLSTVRIDMATGQRLAELVDRVVRDPGAEPERHGLMGARALHRESS from the coding sequence ATGAGTCAGACACCCAAGCAATCCGCAGAACGCCCCGTTCCGACCAGCGCCGACGTCGCCCGGCTGGCCGGAGTCTCCCGAGCCACCGTCTCGTACGTGCTCAACAACACCTCGGCCGTACGGATCAGCGAGCCCACCCGCAGGCGCGTCCGCGAGGCCGCCGAGGAACTCGGCTATGTGCCCCACGCCGCGGCCCGCAGTCTGCGCGCCGGGCACACCCGGATGGTGCTGCTGCCCACCGCCCACGTCCCGGTCGGCCCGCTCTACAGCCGCTTCTTCAACGAGCTCCAGTGGGCGCTGCGCCGGCTCGACTACACCGTCGTGCAGTACGGCAGCCTCGGTCTCGACGGCGACGAGGCCGCCCGCGCCTGGGCGGAGCTGCGTCCCGTCGCGGTCGTCTCGCTCGGCGAGGTCGCGCTCACCCCGCACGGCGTCGACGTCCTCAAGCGCTCCGGCGCGAAAGCCGTCATAACCCTCGGCCCGCACCGCGTCCAGGGCGCGCACTCCCTCGTCATGGACCAGAGCGAGATCGGCAGCTGCGCGGTGACCCACCTGCTCGGGCGCGGCCGGCGCGCCATCGGCGTGGTCATGCCGCAGGAGCCGGGCCTGGAGCTCTTCTCCGACCCCCGCCTGGAGGGCGCCCGGCGGGCCGCGGCGGGCACCGGCGCCCGGATCGAGCCGCTTCCCCTGTCGTACGACGAGGAGTCGGCGGCCCAGCTCGCCGCCCGCTGGCGCAAGTTCGGCCTCGACGCGGTCTACGCGTACAACGACGAGTACGCCATGTTGCTCATGCGCGCTCTCCAGGACGCGGGCATCCAAGTCCCGGGCGAGACCGCCGTGGTGGGCGCCGACAATCTGCTGCTCGGCAGACTGCTGCGGCCCCGGCTCAGCACCGTGCGGATCGACATGGCGACCGGTCAGCGGCTGGCCGAACTCGTCGACCGCGTCGTACGCGACCCGGGTGCCGAGCCGGAGCGGCACGGCCTGATGGGGGCGCGGGCTCTCCACCGCGAGTCCAGCTGA
- a CDS encoding type II toxin-antitoxin system PemK/MazF family toxin: MTVFPRASGAPDAYDGPSDLPGSSGPAATTEADPVEVGPVRTSYAPDSDGDPDPGEIVWTWVPFEENDGRGKDRPVLVVAREEAGTLLAVQLSSKRHDRDREWVPIGVGPWDRAGRESWVDLDRVLRVHEDGMRREACALDRPRFDVVVRRLQERYGWS; this comes from the coding sequence GTGACAGTCTTCCCCCGTGCATCCGGTGCACCAGACGCCTACGACGGCCCCTCCGACCTGCCCGGCAGTAGCGGCCCCGCGGCCACTACCGAGGCCGATCCTGTCGAGGTGGGCCCGGTCCGCACCTCGTACGCCCCGGACAGCGACGGCGATCCCGATCCCGGCGAGATCGTCTGGACGTGGGTGCCGTTCGAGGAGAACGACGGGCGGGGCAAGGACCGTCCGGTCCTGGTGGTGGCCCGCGAGGAGGCCGGCACGCTGCTCGCCGTGCAGCTCTCCAGCAAGCGCCACGACCGGGACCGCGAGTGGGTGCCGATCGGCGTCGGGCCGTGGGACCGGGCCGGACGCGAATCTTGGGTCGACCTCGACCGGGTGCTGCGGGTGCACGAGGACGGCATGCGCCGCGAGGCCTGCGCGCTCGACCGGCCCCGCTTCGACGTGGTCGTGCGGCGGCTTCAGGAACGCTACGGCTGGAGCTGA
- a CDS encoding TIGR02452 family protein: MSARLRGIAKQTEDIVETGHYLAFDGRKVEIGRELAAALVGTRMYGPEAVEVTADTDRTTSFEVTGESSTEAARRLTSADAAPVAVLNFASARNPGGGYLNGAQAQEEALCRASALYATLLRAPEFYDHHRADRSPFYTDRVIHSPGVPVFRDDRGRLLDAPYTVGFLTSPAPNAGVITSRTPDEAHRIPAAIAVRAERVLETAAERGYRRLVLGAWGCGVFRNDPAAVAGAFHALLTDGGRFVGHFEQVVFAVLDRTAGAATLGAFRRTFAGRLKPFGQLQP, encoded by the coding sequence ATGAGTGCACGACTGCGGGGGATCGCGAAGCAGACCGAAGACATCGTCGAAACGGGCCATTACCTGGCATTCGACGGTCGGAAGGTGGAGATCGGGCGGGAGCTGGCCGCCGCGCTGGTGGGCACGAGGATGTACGGACCCGAGGCGGTGGAGGTCACCGCGGACACGGACCGTACGACGTCCTTCGAGGTCACGGGCGAGAGCAGCACGGAAGCCGCCCGCCGGCTCACCTCCGCGGACGCGGCACCGGTCGCCGTCCTGAATTTCGCATCGGCACGCAACCCCGGCGGCGGCTATCTGAACGGCGCACAGGCCCAGGAAGAGGCGCTCTGCCGGGCCTCGGCGCTGTACGCCACGCTGCTGCGCGCCCCCGAGTTCTACGACCACCACCGCGCAGACCGCAGTCCGTTCTACACCGATCGGGTGATCCACTCGCCCGGCGTCCCGGTCTTCCGCGACGACCGCGGACGGCTCCTGGACGCTCCGTACACCGTGGGATTCCTGACCTCGCCCGCGCCGAACGCCGGGGTGATCACCAGCCGCACCCCCGACGAGGCGCACCGCATCCCGGCCGCCATCGCCGTCCGCGCCGAGCGGGTCCTGGAGACGGCGGCCGAGCGCGGCTACCGGCGCCTCGTGCTGGGGGCCTGGGGCTGCGGGGTCTTCCGCAACGACCCCGCGGCGGTCGCGGGCGCCTTCCACGCACTGCTCACCGACGGTGGCCGGTTCGTGGGCCACTTCGAGCAGGTCGTCTTCGCGGTCCTCGACCGCACGGCCGGGGCGGCCACGCTGGGGGCCTTCCGGCGGACCTTCGCGGGCCGGCTCAAGCCGTTCGGTCAGCTCCAGCCGTAG
- the egtA gene encoding ergothioneine biosynthesis glutamate--cysteine ligase EgtA produces the protein MHPPDADDFGRPIDLDEAEDLLRCICFKNGPPRTVGVEVEWLIHELERPERPVPADRIAAAHDQVRSLQLKSALTFEPGGQLELSSLPAASLMECIDSTAADLDAVRSALRPAGLTLTGLGLDPWHPPRRLLHEPRYDAMEAYLDRTGPAGRAMMCTSASTQVCLDAGEEEPGPLGYGRRWQLAHLLGAVLMAAFANSPAQQGRYTGWRSTRQAVWAALDDLRPVAPPLDQEPRSAWTAHALDAPVMCVRTAEGSWELPDGLTFRQWLRSGNLRRPTREDLDYHLTTLFPPVRPRGHLELRMIDAQSGEDGWLVPLAVTTALFDDAEAAETVYRTVKPLAEYAGSLPAPRNPLWVNAARHGLADPELHASAVTCFAVALEALPRIGASDAVLGAVAAFNERHVLRGRCPADDLRISSLGKELST, from the coding sequence ATGCACCCACCCGATGCCGACGACTTCGGCCGGCCGATCGACCTGGATGAAGCGGAGGACCTGCTTCGATGTATTTGCTTCAAGAACGGCCCGCCCCGCACCGTCGGCGTGGAGGTCGAATGGCTCATTCATGAGCTGGAGCGGCCCGAGCGCCCCGTCCCCGCCGACCGCATCGCCGCAGCCCACGACCAGGTACGTTCGCTACAACTGAAATCGGCCCTCACTTTCGAGCCAGGCGGCCAGCTGGAGCTCAGCTCCCTCCCCGCCGCCTCCCTGATGGAGTGCATCGACTCCACCGCCGCCGATCTGGACGCCGTACGATCCGCGCTCCGCCCGGCAGGCCTCACTCTCACCGGACTCGGCCTCGACCCCTGGCATCCGCCGCGCCGACTGCTCCACGAACCCCGCTACGACGCCATGGAGGCGTATCTGGACCGGACGGGTCCGGCCGGCCGCGCCATGATGTGCACCTCAGCCTCCACCCAGGTGTGCCTCGACGCGGGCGAGGAGGAGCCGGGACCCCTCGGGTACGGCAGACGCTGGCAGCTCGCGCATCTTCTGGGCGCCGTGCTGATGGCGGCGTTCGCCAACTCGCCTGCACAGCAAGGGCGTTACACCGGCTGGCGGTCGACCCGGCAGGCCGTGTGGGCCGCGCTCGACGACCTACGGCCCGTGGCGCCGCCGCTGGACCAGGAGCCGCGCTCCGCCTGGACCGCCCATGCGCTGGACGCCCCGGTGATGTGCGTCCGGACGGCCGAGGGGTCGTGGGAGCTGCCCGACGGCCTCACCTTCCGCCAGTGGCTGCGCTCGGGGAATCTGCGCCGGCCGACCCGGGAGGACCTCGACTACCACCTGACCACCCTCTTTCCGCCCGTAAGGCCGCGTGGCCATCTCGAACTGCGCATGATCGACGCCCAGTCCGGCGAGGACGGCTGGCTGGTGCCGCTCGCCGTCACCACCGCCCTGTTCGACGACGCCGAGGCGGCGGAGACGGTCTATCGCACCGTCAAACCGCTGGCTGAGTACGCCGGTTCGCTGCCGGCGCCGCGCAATCCGCTCTGGGTCAACGCCGCCCGGCACGGGCTGGCCGATCCCGAGCTGCACGCGTCGGCCGTGACCTGTTTCGCCGTCGCCCTGGAAGCACTCCCCCGCATCGGCGCGTCCGACGCCGTGCTGGGGGCCGTCGCCGCATTCAATGAGCGCCATGTCCTGCGGGGCCGATGTCCCGCCGACGATCTGCGCATCTCCTCCCTCGGGAAGGAACTGAGCACATGA